ttagcTCTtacatcctggccatggatgcattaatcattgctgcctttcaaagatgtcaggtaaaaagctatcaattaattaattaattcattTTGACCCCCCTGGGGATGGGGAGAATGTCaatcttgcctgtcttcaaaactttcAGAGCCCCTTAGCCTAAATGTACAGttgtggccaaaagtattgagAGTAACATACATTTTGTCACAATCCCCAGTGACTGAACCCAAATGCAAACCTGATGGTGAAAAAGGCGGTATTTATTGATGATACAAAAATTACTGAAGGGGTAATTGCCAGACGTGTAGACAGGTGAGTACGGGTGATGGGAGGCTGATGGTGGTGGCGACTGTGCAGGTCGGTGGTGGCCAGGTGGTGGTGGCCAGGCGGTGGTGGCCAGGCGGGAGTGAAGGAATTCCAGGGTGAAGGTTGACTTCTTAAAAAATATTGGAACAGGAATCCGATCAGAAAACATTTAAAGGGCTGCTACTGCACGACATAGGCTGTCACCAGTGTAACAATGGGAATGGGATGACACCCCAAGTGTCGTCAcagcctcactttgggaaagcatgccatAGTGGGCACATtgtaggggagactgttgggcacagccTCTAATCATCTTTTTTGGAAAGGGCACCATTTGGGACACTCATGTAGGGGTCAGCATAAAgtgcacttcataacagcacccttttccattggaaggaAGGGCACGGGAACAGTCAAACACAGACCATTGTAAAGGCACCTTATTGGGTATTGCATCACATTTTCTgtactataaaggaactcattgAGCCTGTTTTTAAATTTATAGAGGGCATACTATCATTTATTGCGTTAAGGGCCACCCTgggcatatttcacaatgttaaTGGTAGACAGTAGGGCAATTGTTCACATTTTTGCCACTCTAGAGGGCATTTTAGAAACGCTTTTAGAGGAACACCCCCTGGGTCTAACAAAATATCAGtttaacatgttactgtgataAACACAAACTTCCTGATACTCATTTGTGATTGGTGAAGCACAGAGGCCTCATGCTTTTGTTGACAAGGAGTTAGATTCATCATCAGAGGCTGCATAGAGAAACAACCAGAGCAGTTCAACTGAGCTGACCAGGAACACGCAACTGGCATGGAATTTAGGAATTGCAACCATTTTCATACACGGCCCCCTTATTTAAGGTGCTCAAAAGTAATTGGACAAGTGAACATAATCATTAATAAAATGTTAATTTTTAATACTTAAAAAGAGAATACGCTGCTGGGTTTCCTCCTTTATGATGCTTTGCCAGGCCTTTACTGCAGCTGTCTTCAGTTGTTTTTTCGTAGGTCGTTCTGCCTTCAGCAAGTGAAATGCATGCTCCATCTAGTTGAGATCAGGTGATTGACTCGGCCAATGCAGAATATTCCACTTCTTTGCCTTAAAAAAGACATCCAAACAACTTTGCTGAATTTAGCTGAATCTATGCAGACCATATATCCCTATACACTTCATTCGGCTGCGTCTGTCTTTTGTCACATCATAAATAAACACTAGTGTCCCAGTGCCATTGGAAGCCATGCATGCCCAATGCACATGCCATGCCGCTGCCTCTACCGTTCTAAGCCTTCTCCTGATGTGTCCCATCTGTCTGAACATGCTGAAGAACACCATGACGACCAAGGAGTGTCTTTACATCATTCTGGTATGGTGAGatctttcctctttccttttccTCTAAGAGTGCTGTTCCAGAACTGAGCAGGCTTTTTtatacgttttttttcttcttatctGGCCTTTCTATTCTTGAGACCCTATTCTGGTGCACCCTCTGTATTTGCTATTGTGAAGTCTCCTCTTTATGGTAGACTTGGATAATGATATCCCTACTTCCTGGAGAGTGTTCTTCACTTGGCTGGATGTTGTGAAGGGTTGTTTCTTCACAATGGAAAGGATCCTGTGATCATCCACCACTGTTGTCTTCCCAGGACGTCCAGGCCTTTTTTTGTTGCTGAGCTCACCAGTGTGTTCTTTTTTCCAAATGTACCAAACTGTTTATTTGGCCACACCTAATGTTTCTACTATCTCTCTGATGGATGTTTTTTTTGCAGGCTAATCATGGCCTGTTTGACATGAGAGCTCCTTTGACTGCATGTTGTGGGTTCACAGCAAGTTTCCAAATGCCACAGCTGAAATCAACTACTTACAGACCTTTTACCTGCTTAATGGGGGGTCAGATGCctcagcggttagggaatcggggctACCAATGAGAAGGTTggcggttcgattccaggccgtgcaaattacgttgtgtccctgggcaaggcacttcaccctacttaccttggggggaatgtccctgtacttactgtaagtcgctctgaataagagcgtctgctaaatgactaaatgtaatgtaaataataATTTATAATTTGAATAATATTTTATTCAAATATTTTCTGTTCTATCTAGCAGCTCTAGCCAACCCAGCAAAGACACGTCTAGAAATTTAATTTGGACCTACTAATTATGCCAGAGCCATATATTTGCAGGGGGTAGCATTGTCCTATGTCCTATGACACGATAGAAGACTTTTCGAGGTACACTACTGAGTAGAACCTCTGAAAATGCCAGTTTTTGCAATCCTGCTGGCACATCGAACTTTTGGGTGATAAGACCGTAGCTCCATCCGCTTCTGACTAGTCCAGGATCAGACATTGTGGATAAAGTATAATTGCGCTTTATAAAATTGTTGTGAATAACACAATTCCATTAGATAGGGGGATGCTATCAAATCTGGCAACCCTGTATGTTGTATCCGACCCATGGTATTATGTTGCTGCTGCTAGCAGTACCCGGCGGAAGATGGCTACTGTGGTACTGTAAATTGATCTCTAAACTctgccttctttctttctctacatGAACGAGAGCAAGTTCTTCGAGCTGTGTATTTGGGAGAGTTTTTGCCTTTACACAGAGCTGGCAATTGAGTGACGAGTTTGTCAACATCTTTTCTGGCTTCTGAACCAGTACTACTGTGTTAGTAGTTCGTAACTAGCGAGTACGTGTGACAAGGAGGCGACTCGCAGGCCAGCTGTACGTCCAATCCGTGGGGTGAGTGTGGTGAATATGAGCAGCAGCAGTCCCAAAATTAAGGCTACATTATTATTTCGCTTGTCATGACACTTGCCTATGCGTCTTTTGCATAGATTGCATAAATAATTCACATCGGTTTTTTTTTCAACGACCTGCGTAGCCAGGATCCACCAATCGCAATTCAGCAATCACGCAAATATTACACTTTATTTAACGACATAACAATCAACTGAAGTCAGAATTCTTGACCCACTACTCAATCAATGAATAATACATTCAGACGGGGTCTTAACCCCATACTGTTAAGCTACATATCCTATTATCCTCccgccctaaccctaaacccaaTACTGTCAGCTACTAGCGTAGCGTTTAATGCAAGCTTCTGTGTTTATCCCCAGTTTTTGCTTGTTGCGATTCCTATACCACTCAAGATGGCTGCCCCCGTCAACATCCAGAACCCCAGTAAGAGCTGGGAGCTGAGCCTGTACGAGCTGCACAGGAGTCCTCAGGTATGAGACTGACTCATTACTGGAAATGGCAAATGTCCCTAATTTGTTCCTCACAGCCATCCAATGTCAAGGTCATACATGATACATGTCCTTGCCAAGACAGTGTTATGGAGGAGATTAGACAAGGAAAATTAAACCCATCGGTATCTGTAAAATGCCCATGTGTCTCAGACTTCCAGGAATGTTTCTGACTGTGGAACGTATGTCTCCCCCCCACTTGTAGGAGGCGATCATGGACGGCACAGAGATCGCAGTGTCTCCACGCTCACTCCACAGTGAGCTGATGTGTCCCATTTGTCTGGACATGCTGAAGAACACCATGACGACCAAGGAGTGTCTTCACCGCTTCTGCTCCGACTGCATCGTCACCGCACTCCGATCAGGGTCAGCACGCTTAcccgcactcacacacacactcacacaaactgacatgctcacacacacacacacacacacacgctgacgcacactaactgacacacacacagtctagtgTGACAGCCACACATTCAAGAACATGGAAAATACCATAAACGAAAGGACTCTAAAATGGCATatcgtaacacacacacacacacacacacaatcaaccccccctccttccctccttcacccAGAAACAAGGAGTGCCCCACCTGCAGGAAGAAGCTGGTCTCCAGACGTTCGCTGAGGCGGGACTCCAACTTCGACGCCCTCATCTCCAAGATCTACCCGAGTCGGGACGAGTACGAGGCCCACCAGGACCGGGTCCTGGAGAGGCTGAGCCGGCTCCACAACAAGCAGGCCCTCAGCTCTTCCATCGAAGAGGGGCTGCGCATGCAGGCCATACACAGGTACGGGGGGTGGCCGGAGCTCAGCGGTAGAGAGTTAGactgctgatcaaggtttcagaggttcaaaccccccccccctcgtacatcactttggatgaaggcgtctgctaaattaatacgttattagggttagggtgggggagttGTGGAAATCTGGAGAAGTTATATTGGAGCTTTTCTGAGAATTATTTTTGCTGCCcccatcctccatctctcttcctgtctcttcctctcctctcctccttctgttccagtaccccccccccccccctctcctccagttttccctctcctctgtccccctctccatctgtctcttcctccatcaccttcTCCTCAATTGCATTCTCCTCtatctatgaaaagtgctcagtggtaCAATGAGGCTCGAAAAACCGATTTGGTTCTACAGTAGAGTGACTCGCTTGCTAGTTTCCCCATTTCAGATTGTTTCAAACATAACGTATTCAGCAAAcgatattctatgaaaaagctagtattTTGAGGCAGGTTCTAGAACAGAATCTTTGGAGGGGGGAATAGTTTTGGATATTATGATTGAAGTGAATCACCAGAGCAAGCCAGTTGCCAAAACCAAAGGACAATACCACCAAGATCCATCTGTGcctttgcttcaagccgaggagctgggggtgggggctttgCTATCCTCTatccccctgtcctccatctcccttcctccatccgcCTCTTCCCACCATCTAACTctgcctttctgcctctctcccccaccaagGGCTCAGCGAGTGCGTAAACCAGCCCAGGAGAGTGACAACACCACCTTCAGCGGGGGAGAGGACAACGGCGACGCACGCTCCCACCTCTCCCACGACTCGGCCCCCTCGCacacgcccctcccccccagccacaCCCCCTCTGAGGCCGGGCCCAGCCGGAACCCCAAGCGGCCGCGAGTCTCCGACGAGTCTGGCCCCGAGGCGGACCGCACCAGCCCCACTCCTCCACTGCGCCGCCACAAGGAGGGGCCCGCCTCGGAGATCGAGCTGGTGTTCAGGCCACACCCTCTGCTGGTGAATTCGCAGGAGTACAGCCAGACCAGGTGAGGGCTCTGTTGCTGGGAGAACACAAACATTGACCACAGTGGAATAGATGGTTCATGAACCGCTTTTGATTGAAGCAAATACAAAAAATCATTATGCTTTATTAAAAGCAAAAATCTGATAATACAACAGACAACAAGAATGGTCCCGGTATCAACCTTAAATATCTGACATTACATAAAAACAGTAGATACAATTCCATTTTAGAGACATTGTGGTAGAGACTAGGAAAAGCTGTAGCGTTACAGCATAATTTCCTTcatcttattcttatttttatatatatgttttattttatattaaaattgttttattcttcGATTGTTTAGTACTTAGgaatagttaaacttttgtaccTTTACTTAATTAAAGATTCGTATGTGTTTAGTGTTTgcacctagcctggctgccagcccaacttctccccgcccccaaaaaaatttggtcgggaagttgggtctggagggtctcgtattggggaccaactacagaaaaccagaatctgggcgaaccaatgaaattgccagggcgggctttatacaatgatggacagatgatcaacagtaacgtaatcacccacgacacaaaagagcgcttaagttgaattcgttttgaacaaacatagCTACCggtggagatctgggatgttatgattctgccatcgagtctgttttagaagacatcgacagcgcattaattttgaaagaggaacagagagacgcaatcaaggcatttgtcgatggaaaatatgtttttgccgtccttcctacgggaatcggtaaaagtttaatttctgtttaaactatgttgctctgattggttgtagatctatccaattgagcgaagaggcatttgttttccaggctcgtttgaaacacgcctcgtagtcaaagcccaacggagagttctcagactcatattctgactagaattatgagtatgacaacgtcaggctagtttgcacctccctgccacggtaaattccgtgtttgtataacatacatggcaaataaaccaGATTCTGATTGTGTCTCAGATATGTGAAGACCACAGCCAACGCCACCGTGGACCACCTGTCTAAGTACCTAGCCCTGCGCATCGcactggaggagaggcagactgACGGCCAGAGAGAAAGTGCCggggcggagggaggaggggaggcaggggcagggggagaagagagaggaggtggaggaggagaaggggcagGCCTGAGGAACGTCAGTGAGAAGCAGTACACCATTTACATCACCACGTCTGGAGGACAGTTCTCGGTGAGTTGGCACGGCGACCGTGCACTTCCTAAGatgttcttcctttctttttttttttcgccctgttcacctcttccttctcctcagaCTCTGAATGGCTCCCTGACCCTGGAACTGGTCAATGAGAAGTACTGGAAGGTGAGGAAGCCTCTAGAACTCTACTATGCCCCCACCAAGGACCAGCCCCAGCAGACGCCCCAGCAGACACCcccccagcagagagagggctgaGGCCCTTTTTATTCTCTTTAACCCAGGTCTGATCATTTTACCTTCGAGTAACCTCGCCTAGTACCATATAGGTTAGTCATTGACGGGGACTCATTTTCAAATATtcttgtgtgttcagtgtgtaaTTAAATTGTCTGTATTAATTAGCTTTGATATGAGAACATGACCATGTCTATTTATGAATTGTATATATTTCCTGATGTGACTGAAGCACTTTTGCGAAGTGCAAAGGAAACATGTGACTGGTTGATAAATTTGGATGTTCTACTCAGCTTACAAAGCAAGGCATTAAATTTATATATACAATACCAGTCAAGTTTGGGTTAGGGTAATTGAATGGGAAAATGGGTCcacacttttgactggtactgtaaatATTAAAACATTAAGCTCAACACCAGTTTAAGAATATTCAAGTTTGTCATAATTGACAAGTCAACCATAACTGGTAACTTTCTGGAACACTTCATAATAATCCAATCGGATCATGGACCAGCTCAGTAGCACCAATTACCTCCAAGATATAAAACCCAATTACATTTAGCTTTTATCCAGAGTCTGTATAGTCAGCTCTTATGCACCTATGTTATCCTGACGTATATAAAAATGCTTTTATTACCCGTTTTTTATACAATCTTTTTAttatgtaataaaataaaaagcaatCCATTTCACTTTGATCTACCATTCTTCAGTGTTGTGTATAAGCCCACTGAGTTGCAACACAATAAACTGAAGCTCTCAGACCAAACCTTTGTCATACTTGAAACATACAACTTATCATCCACCATacagtcgggctagtaatcagaaggttgccggatcgattccccgccgagctacatgatgttgtgtccttaggcaaggcacttcaccctacttgcctcggggggaatgtccctgtgcttactgtaagccgctctggataagagcgtctgctaaatgactaaaatgtaatgtaatacagGAGTGGCAAATATTACAACTTGGTAAGAGGACGTTGTTGAAACACCAAATGAAGAAATTATGACCAGACTAGAAGTTGTGAACTGTGGCgtttttattgacacaaaggGGAGCAGGGAAACGGTTTACTTCTTCTTGGACACACCCACGGTGCGACCACGGCGACCGGTGGTCTTTGTGTGCTGACCGCGCACGCGCAGACTGGAATAAGAGAGAGGCAGTCAGCCATGTACTTTTAAAAACAGAACAATCACCAGCCAGACAACCGATTGACTGTAGAAGTCTGGATTTCATGTTCGATGATCATCCCAGTCATCAGAAGCTGTACAGTAGGGCTAGGCAGTATGGCCTACAATGTATATCACCGTATCATTTTGAAGCAGACGGTGACTGTATACATCGAGATATACTTGTTTTTCTTCAATTCTAGTCGCCTAGTCTACCCAACTCGGATTTGGATGGGGTAACGCAAGTGtgtcacatttttttttttttttttttaacagtgcTTTGCCATGGGGAAAAGCCAACATGTAGCCTTGCTGTACGTTTATTGGATCACGAGAAATCTTAGTTCAATATTTTTCATTGAGCTAGATAAATCGCTTATGTTggcctacaataaacatttcacaattttAACTAACCTGGCATCTTTGCTTGCATGGCTACACTCTTCCATGCAGAATTTGACATTCAAGTCTTTGTAGGCCAAACATTGCATGTTGTCATAAAACCGAAGGGTAAAGCCGATTGCTTGCTGCGTTTGCATAGATTGCAATATTTGTGTTAAAGCTCTGTATAGTAATTTTATGCCGAGCCTGGTGTGAAAGGTCTGAACAATTTGATTTCTGAAAGGCTCTACCGTGGTTACACAGTATAGTCAAAAACCATATTGTAGGCCAAATTAACACCGGTATGTCTACACCATTCATACCGCCCAAACCTACTGTACAGCACAATGTAGAAGGTAGGCCGTAACACAGGGTTATAACAGAGCTAGAGTCAGCTCCATGGGGAACAGACAGCATGTACAAGCGTCATGCAGAAATCTCACCCCCAGAAGTGCCTGAGCCCACGGTGGGCTCGGATCTTCTTCAGCCTCTCAAGATCTTCTCTCAGCTTGTTGTCCAGACCGTTAGCAAGGACCTGCAACACAACAACAGCCGTGAGGACACGGGTCCTAACAGAACAATACTGCTGATCCAGACTCCAGCCAACCGCTCGTGGGAATGACAAACCGAAAGTCTGGGTTTTTGTACTAAAGTAACACACCTCTCAAGACTAAGGTAAAATAAGATGCGTGGGTGTCTCACGTACCTGGCTGTACTTGCCATCCTTGACGTCCTTCTGTCTGTTGAGGAACCAGTCAGGGATTTTGTACTGGCGAGGGTTCTGCATGATGGTCACGACTCTCTCCACCTGGCAACAGAGGCAGTGGAGTGAGGGACATGCCGACAGTGACCGCAGCAAGAAGCCAATAGGAAGAGCTGCAGCAATCCAGATAGGGCTGGCGTAGACCTCAGGCCATTACACAGCTTCCAGTTTGTTTAGAGATTGGACTCATGCTTACAGCATGAACACCAGCAGACATTTTGTCTCATTTTACACAGAAGACACCTTTCTGTTACTTAAAATCAAGGCTGCTATTTAGTTCAAATGCCAAGCTGCTTAGTGTGTACAGTGGTCTCTTAAGTTTCCAACATGGCAACCATAACACCTGGCACAAGAGTCATCGACGCAACAACATGTGGACCAGGAGGGTGACCCCCAGGTCACTACAACATGACCTGGGTGAGGGGACCAGGGTCATTTGGCTAGAACAACCTACGGCTGGATGTTCCCTCACCTCATCATCAGTCAGCTCCCCAGCCCTTTTGTTGAGGTCGATATCAGCCTTCCTCAGGACCACGTGAGCGTAGCGTCTGCCAACACCCTAAGAGGAGGAAACAACTGTTACTCCCAGTCTGGGCCTGCTGGCCAACACTTGTTACCTCCTGAACAACACACAGTGGCCAGGAAGATGAGATCTGCATGTATTATGGTAACAGTCACTTATAAAGGCAAAATGTTGTACTGTTGTGAGTGTTAACCTTAATGGCAGTGATGGCGAAGGCAATCTTCCTCCGACCATCGATGTTCGTGTTGAGAACACGAAGAATGTGCTGGAACTTCTCGGGGATGACCAAAGACTGGAGACAAAAGTATAAGAGGTAAGTAATAGGGTAACTTTGGACAAGTATTTCATAGGTAACTGGGGAACTTGTTGACTAGAGTTAAGTTGCCCACAGGCTAGCAACATTAATGATTTGCTAAAATTAATGTCAAGAACCTACAGGCTGCACAGGCAACCACGTCCACTTACATGTTGGTAAGCATGGAACATCACCTTATAGATTATCTATTAATGTAGTAATGTAGCTGGCTAACAATCTAACTAGCAACCTAGCTGGTGGCAGTAGCACAAAACAATGCATTCAACCACTGCTCCAACAAATGCCACGAAAGTAGACGTAGAGCACAACACAAGGACATGGACAGCAGCACCAAGTTATATTAGTCGTATTCCTTTAACATTTTATTATAAGTATACATGGCAGCGTCGGCGCGGGCAAGGGACTTTGCCTAAGCATTGCCTAACCTAGTGCATTTACATCAATATCCTCCCGCAATTGTACGTACATTTAAACTCAATTCATACAAATATCATACCATGAAACTAATACtcgtttaaaaaaaatcctaactGATGCTTGTAAGCACGATGAACGCAGATTTTAGAAATTGTTTCGGTACATAAATTTCACCCTCACCATCTTGGAAGCAGGTTCCGAGCGAAGAGGAAGTGGAATTCATCTCGCGATGGTTTATGTCGTTTTCACGAAAGATCACAAAGGAAGTGATTCCAACAGTTGAAACTGGTCCGACAGACAACACATaatacaaaaacatttaaaatagctatcgataaatcgataaaaataaaatatacaacaacaacaattatACAGTATCCTTAAACCTTTTTCTTGACATCTTCGAAAACAATCACTTTTTAAGGGGGAAGATAGGTTACACACTGTAGTTTTGAACGTAACTGCTTTCTAGTTGTAgcctaccagagaatgtctaataaaggataaatccttaaacaggctctgagcCTACTCCTTGCTTCGACTTCGTAAATATGGCAAGTATTAACAGCTAGTCAgctgcaaatatggattgaccCCAAAACAATTCTAACAAAAGGTTTCTCAGTGGTTTATAGTAGTATCAGATGTACTTAAAACATCCTAAAAGTTTACCAAAGTTTGACTCCAAGAAAGGCCCCATTTTTAAAATGGCGGCCGTCAGGTCCTTAAAATGACAATTTCTCCTTTGTATTCCTCCTAAACCAGGAATACTGGTGCCTGTATTCTAATGagcatatatatatttgtatatattaaaGCAATTGGTTACAAGCATATTTATGCGAAAGTAAGTACAATTTCCCTCAAGTTATTGCATATTTTTCCTTTCTCATATAGTTTTGCCCTGTGTTGGTGGTTTCTGTGGTCTCGTCTCGTCTCTCGTCTCGTCATCTACCGCttttccgggggtcgggtcgcgggggcagcaacctcaacagggaggcccagacttccctctccccggccacttccaccagctcttcctgggggaccccgaggcgttcccaggccagccgagagacatagtccctccagcgtgtcctgggtcttccccggggcctcttcccagtgggacgtgcccagaacacctcaccagggagacgtccaggaggcatcctgatcagatgcccgagtcagctcagctggctcctctcgacgcggaggagcagcggttctactctgagcccctcccggatgaccgagcttctcacccaatctttaagggagagcccggacaccctgcggagaaagctcatttcggacgcttgtattcgcgatctcgttctttcggtcactacccatagttcgtgaccataggtgagggtaggaggtAACGATTTTCTTGCTAAAAAGGTTGTAGCGCAAAGAGGCAAGTGAATCGGTACTTTTTCCGCCAAACAACACTGCCATTGCCTTGGTCCCATGGTCCTCTATGACATTCCTTGCTTGATGTTTGAGCAGAAATACATTTGCATGCACAGGACTGGATAGTTGATTCACCATTCACAAGTTTATTGAATGCTGTCTGTTTGCCAACACAAAAAATGTGGGAAGTTGTATCAGGTGTGAATAAACAGcaactgggaacacaagtcactACCCAGGATATGTTTCATCTCACTGATGTTGTACACTTTAGTAGCTTTGTAAAGGTAGTAGAGGAGAGGAATAAGTCGGTATCTTCCCCTATCAAGATTGTGGGCTGATGTTCTGAGGTCTTGACTGCAGCTTTGACAATGTCCACGTCAGCATCACCTGATGCATTGATAACAGTGCAGCCCTTATTCTCCAGCTCCTCGGTCATAAGATTGATAAGTCCTTGTTTGTTGCAAGATCTGGAACGGAAATCATCCTTTCTTCCCACAAACTCAGTCTCTGCATTGAAGTTAACGATGGGGTGAGTGTCTCTGATGCGTATTGTCTTTGATGGAAGGACCTTCGCTATAACTTCAAAAACAACTGTTGCTTTACCATAATGGCGTATGGTAAAGTCTGCATATGACTGTGCAATGGCACCGTAACTGTCACACTTTTTCCATGCCAAGCGGTGAACCAGGGAGCCACCGTCAAGGACATAACACTCAGTTCCAGGACAGTTTTGTTAGATTTCTTGCTTGACAACTCAGTGACTGCCTGCGCTAGTTGGGGCTTGTTGGCTATTTGGAAGATTTCCTTTCCTTCGAACAGGGCTGCAGGAAATTAGCTCATAGCTCATTACATCTTCCAGTGAAAACTGTTCAGTTTTTGACATGATCAGGAACCTTGACATTCAACTTTTACATTGAATGTCAAGTCTATgtttaagcaaaaaaaagggTATTTGTCCAAAAACACGTACTGAGTAGGAGTTACATGACATAGGCTAAATCGATTACATCTCTGGTTCACCCCAAACAAAGATAAAACCTTACAGTAATCTCACAAAATTATGTATTCCATAAGTATGTAATCATGTCAGTCCAATGGATTCATAGACCCATAAAACATGGGGTTAGACACCAAGATTACTTGGATAGGTCAAATAATGAAGGAGTTAGGATATTTTAAGGGCTTCCAGCCCATCTTGGATGCCAATCTTGAAAATTACACCTTTCTAGTGGTCAAACTTTGGCAAACGTTTTGTATGTTATTTATAGGCGGCTGCATatatgaaaaaacaaacaccTAACCCTAAAAAAATTCTAACAAAAGGTTTCTCAGCTGTTTTTTTGTATTAGTTGTCCTAAATAACATACAAAACGTTTACCAAAGTTTGATTGTAATTTTCAAGATTGGCATCCAAGATGGGTTGGAAGCCCTTAAAATATCCTAACTCCTTCATTATTTGACCTATCCAAGTAATCTTGGTGATCTTGGTGGAGGATATTTTAAGGGCTTCCAACCCATCTTGGATGCCAATCTTGAAAATTACAATCAAACTTTGGTAAACGTTTTGTATGTTATTTAGGACAACT
This genomic window from Hypomesus transpacificus isolate Combined female chromosome 4, fHypTra1, whole genome shotgun sequence contains:
- the LOC124467094 gene encoding E3 ubiquitin-protein ligase RING2-A-like yields the protein MAAPVNIQNPSKSWELSLYELHRSPQEAIMDGTEIAVSPRSLHSELMCPICLDMLKNTMTTKECLHRFCSDCIVTALRSGNKECPTCRKKLVSRRSLRRDSNFDALISKIYPSRDEYEAHQDRVLERLSRLHNKQALSSSIEEGLRMQAIHRAQRVRKPAQESDNTTFSGGEDNGDARSHLSHDSAPSHTPLPPSHTPSEAGPSRNPKRPRVSDESGPEADRTSPTPPLRRHKEGPASEIELVFRPHPLLVNSQEYSQTRYVKTTANATVDHLSKYLALRIALEERQTDGQRESAGAEGGGEAGAGGEERGGGGGEGAGLRNVSEKQYTIYITTSGGQFSTLNGSLTLELVNEKYWKVRKPLELYYAPTKDQPQQTPQQTPPQQREG
- the rps18 gene encoding 40S ribosomal protein S18; the encoded protein is MSLVIPEKFQHILRVLNTNIDGRRKIAFAITAIKGVGRRYAHVVLRKADIDLNKRAGELTDDEVERVVTIMQNPRQYKIPDWFLNRQKDVKDGKYSQVLANGLDNKLREDLERLKKIRAHRGLRHFWGLRVRGQHTKTTGRRGRTVGVSKKK